The Drosophila innubila isolate TH190305 chromosome 3R unlocalized genomic scaffold, UK_Dinn_1.0 2_E_3R, whole genome shotgun sequence genome has a segment encoding these proteins:
- the LOC117789515 gene encoding uncharacterized protein LOC117789515: MSQLWGHRTVLCVILACGVATQSGAVAQHLIAYISQHGLHGEITFRQSEENLVEIQSNLEATLQYPDQVWSWAVRRFPVDYTNTDPDERCELDRLGSQILSFDEDLEYLVLPGNETSTWQHKMQLIGDRGIWGKSLVLTEVNSNARICATITTVQNSMEHMAEARFNTPIAGSVHFRWLAPTDGVGGDTLIYSDLFHIQEQPASPTQENNRQFTQHHWKIFVTDIFKHDHHRSEDNCNFLQLVFDPQGSGPGQGIGDLDTRLGRIGVAKNALRISQRSVFRDAKLALLPSDLTIPHRTLYLVIYDNQHPDNFLACTQIRHVQTLIYKTFINSGGVKGEVTFTQRSKFDPTFLNFTLSTPLAQHVSRKFAEDVAAFRIHSLPPTPQRLGKSDYCETTGELHNPRELQREHGPPPGYGTQEQYALGDLSGKLQGRNKQYFHQYVLPGTSSELSGLYWDLYLPLQGRHSIAHRSLVIYTYNRTEVHNITQSIWGCSTLNQYQRNGIYQQPMFTAQVLFRYPVVGRVIFRQAAEQPWQDTTVLFEYLIQADGSTQNSTFDHRWGIHSNPPGKDFYDWQNRCISAGGVFNPFKVDWGNRSVDDFCRPQLPAMCRLGALDARLGRLSIAGGIHKARQLSRRMFSDGNLPLSGGHSILGKSLVIYDDNGPKARGERLACSSLIGHYRRKVVAKDWYANGDELTVNGKMEITQQSEYDISNVEVQLKGLQDNGGYQIHMTPVEANLAFPCEASTLYGIWNPFEVNPKSIPPPKQGTSDQYEMGDLSGKFGRLNGLTHYEDAYNDTNLPLFGYNSIIGRSVVIKKQQKNARWACSTLERGYSPSEARELRGIASFHHPTGYAYGYIKMTQLIHNDGSQSETVIEVKLRHPGKNDRNSTRNHNWQIFVNPVGVDAAVKPTVTRCVAGGYVWNPFYTQLADPLNLDLYEQECGPDNPLRCYVGDVGARLGTIDLGGERVVLIDSNFPLEAPVGAIGRSIVIFGPEHSHERFACANIEPDHNVIKYINLQKPPRFVVAQFLEELRSVMGIPEWMLDVDARKTKELHGGACIQMIIHFKGPIAHRLELDMSRLIAAGRLDAPSLFIPGYVNQKRKSTISYRTCGVRDQNEKRSKVFKGSFSYSSAATQPKSYILVLAVTVISLVCSKLL, from the exons ATGAGTCAACTGTGGGGCCACAGAACGGTGCTATGCGTCATCTTGGCCTGTGGAGTTGCAACACAAAGCGGCG CTGTGGCGCAGCATCTGATTGCGTATATCTCTCAGCATGGGCTGCATGGCGAGATTACATTTCGCCAGAGCGAAGAAAATCTTGTGGAGATTCAGTCTAATTTGGAAGCCACATTGCAATATCCGGACCAAGTGTGGAGTTGGGCGGTGCGACGTTTTCCGGTGGATTACACAAACACAGATCCCGATGAGCGATGTGAGTTGGATCGACTGGGCTCGCAGATCTTGAGCTTCGATGAGGATTTGGAATATCTGGTGTTGCCGGGCAACGAGACGTCCACCTGGCAGCACAAAATGCAGCTAATTGGTGATCGTGGCATCTGGGGCAAGTCCCTGGTCCTAACGGAGGTCAATTCGAATGCCCGCATCTGTGCCACAATAACCACGGTGCAGAACTCCATGGAGCACATGGCAGAGGCACGTTTCAATACTCCGATTGCGGGTTCCGTTCACTTTCGATGGCTCGCACCGACTGATGGTGTCGGCGGCGACACGTTGATCTACTCAGATCTATTTCACATTCAGGAGCAACCAGCCTCGCCCACCCAGGAGAACAATCGCCAGTTCACGCAGCACCATTGGAAGATATTTGTGACGGATATTTTCAAGCATGATCATCATCGAAGCGAGGACAACTGCAACTTCCTGCAGCTGGTTTTCGATCCGCAGGGCAGTGGACCTGGCCAAGGTATTGGGGACTTGGACACGCGCCTGGGCAGAATTGGTGTGGCCAAGAACGCTCTTCGCATTTCACAGCGCAGTGTCTTCCGGGATGCCAAACTGGCGCTGTTGCCCTCAGATCTAACCATTCCGCATCGCACACTCTACCTGGTGATCTACGACAACCAGCATCCGGATAACTTCTTGGCGTGCACACAGATCAGACACGTCCAGACATTGATTTACAA AACTTTCATTAACTCGGGTGGGGTCAAAGGCGAAGTCACCTTCACACAGCGCTCCAAGTTCGATCCGACCTTTCTCAACTTTACCCTGTCCACACCACTGGCCCAGCATGTTAGCCGCAAGTTTGCCGAGGATGTGGCAGCCTTTCGCATTCACAGTCTGCCCCCAACGCCACAGCGTCTCGGAAAGTCGGATTACTGCGAGACAACGGGTGAATTGCACAATCCCCGGGAGCTGCAGCGGGAACATGGGCCACCTCCGGGATATGGCACACAGGAGCAATATGCTCTGGGTGATCTCAGTGGCAAGCTGCAAGGTCGCAACAAGCAATACTTTCACCAGTACGTTCTGCCCGGTACCAGCTCCGAGTTGAGTGGTCTGTACTGGGACCTTTATCTGCCACTGCAGGGTCGCCACAGCATCGCCCATCGCAGTCTCGTCATCTACACCTACAACCGCACCGAAGTGCACAATATCACCCAGAGCATCTGGGGTTGCTCCACATTGAATCAATACCAACGCAATGGGATCTACCAGCAGCCCATGTTTACGGCACAGGTTCTCTTCCGATATCCGGTGGTTGGACGCGTCATCTTTCGCCAGGCCGCCGAGCAGCCCTGGCAGGACACGACGGTGCTGTTTGAGTATCTGATACAGGCAGATGGTTCCACGCAGAATAGCACCTTTGATCATCGCTGGGGCATACACAGTAATCCACCCGGTAAGGACTTCTATGACTGGCAGAACCGTTGCATTTCGGCGGGCGGTGTATTTAATCCATTCAAGGTCGACTGGGGCAATCGCAGTGTCGATGATTTTTGCCGTCCTCAATTGCCGGCAATGTGCCGCTTGGGTGCACTCGATGCACGTCTTGGACGGCTGAGTATAGCTGGTGGAATCCATAAGGCTAGGCAGCTGAGTCGTCGCATGTTTAGCGATGGTAACCTGCCCCTGTCGGGGGGCCATAGCATACTGGGCAAGTCCCTGGTCATTTACGATGACAATGGACCCAAGGCCAGGGGCGAACGGTTGGCCTGTTCCAGTCTGATCGGTCATTATCGACGCAAGGTTGTCGCCAAGGATTGGTATGCCAATGGAGACGAGCTGACAGTCAATGGCAAAATGGAAATCACACAGCAATCCGAGTATGACATCAGCAATGTTGAGGTGCAACTTAAAGGACTGCAGGATAACGGTGGCTATCAGATACACATG ACCCCAGTGGAGGCAAATCTGGCTTTTCCCTGCGAGGCATCCACGCTGTACGGTATCTGGAATCCCTTCGAGGTCAATCCAAAGTCTATACCTCCGCCCAAACAGGGCACCAGCGATCAGTATGAAATGGGTGATCTAAGCGGTAAATTTGGACGCCTCAATGGACTGACCCACTATGAGGATGCCTATAACGACACCAACTTGCCTCTCTTTGGCTACAACAGCATCATTGGACGCTCGGTGGTCatcaaaaagcaacaaaagaaCGCTCGCTGGGCCTGCAG CACACTGGAGCGTGGCTATAGTCCAAGTGAGGCAAGGGAGCTGAGAGGTATAGCTTCGTTTCATCATCCAACGGGTTACGCCTATGGCTATATTAAGATGACGCAACTGATCCACAACGATGGCAGTCAGTCAGAGACAGTGATTGAGGTGAAGCTACGTCATCCGGGCAAGAACGATCGCAATTCTACGCGCAACCACAACTGGCAAATCTTTGTGAATCCCGTGGGTGTCGATGCCGCTGTCAAGCCCACAGTTACCCGCTGTGTGGCAGGTGGATACGTCTGGAATCCCTTTTACACTCAACTCGCAGATCCCTTGAAT CTTGATTTATATGAACAGGAATGTGGACCAGATAATCCATTGAGGTGCTATGTAGGCGATGTGGGAGCGCGTTTGGGAACCATAG ATCTTGGTGGAGAGCGGGTTGTGCTCATAGATTCCAACTTTCCTCTGGAGGCACCTGTCGGCGCCATAGGACGCTCCATTGTTATTTTCGGACCAGAGCATTCCCACGAGCGTTTCGCCTGCGCCAACATCGAACCGGATCACAATGTCATCAAGTACATTAATTTACAGAAGCCGCCACGTTTTGTTGT AGCACAGTTTCTGGAGGAGCTGCGTTCCGTAATGGGCATTCCGGAATGGATGCTGGATGTGGATGCTCGCAAGACAAAGGAGCTGCACGGCGGCGCCTGCATTCAGATGATCATTCACTTCAAGGGACCCATTGCACATCGTCTGGAGCTGGACATGTCCCGACTGATAGCAGCTGGTCGCCTCGATGCTCCCAGTCTCTTTATACCGGGCTATGTCAATCAAAAGCGCAAATCGACCATATCGTATCGCACCTGTGGAGTCAGGGATCAGAACGAGAAAC GCTCCAAAGTCTTCAAGGGCAGTTTCTCCTATAGTTCAGCAGCAACCCAGCCAAAGTcttatatactcgtattagCTGTGACAGTCATCAGTTTAGTTTGTAGCAAACTTctgtaa
- the LOC117790951 gene encoding LOW QUALITY PROTEIN: low molecular weight phosphotyrosine protein phosphatase 1 (The sequence of the model RefSeq protein was modified relative to this genomic sequence to represent the inferred CDS: substituted 1 base at 1 genomic stop codon) encodes MKVLFVCLGNTCRSPMAEAVLQHLIHKRQLKDWHTDSAGLRDWNVGYEAQGRAQDLLEQHGLKTKHRSRIITEQDFYEYDYIFGMDNSNLKELQXMASELQPEPQCRILLLGSYIGRKEDEIIEDPYFSRGMGSFHAAYAQILESCQNFVLKHGNLD; translated from the exons ATGAAAGTATTGTTTGTGTGCTtgg GTAATACCTGTCGCTCACCTATGGCGGAAGCGGTCCTACAACACTTGATACACAAAAGGCAACTGAAGGATTGGCACACGGATAGCGCCGGACTGCGAGATTGGAATGTGGGCTATGAAGCGCAGGGACGTGCTCAGGATCTGTTAGAACAGCACGGCCTGAAGACAAAACACCGTAGTCGTATA ATAACCGAACAGGATTTCTATGAATATGACTATATTTTCGGCATGGACAACAGCAATTTAAAGGAGCTGCAATAAATGGCGAGCGAGTTACAGCCGGAACCTCAATGTCGTATACTGCTTTTGGGTAGTTACATCGGTCGCAAGGAAGATGAGATCATCGAAGATCCCTACTTT AGTCGTGGAATGGGAAGTTTTCATGCTGCATATGCGCAAATCCTGGAGAGCTGTCAAAACTTTGTGCTGAAACATGGCAATTtggattaa
- the LOC117790950 gene encoding uncharacterized protein LOC117790950 isoform X1, protein MQLIAVGLFLSLVLSCCASISGPYLIWGHDKVFNLQPQALVDATSKEQPLTQLFQDAKAIIIFVRNSTNRLEGTKYPKFQNLVKSNAWAYLPQRSLAAEPYSYNANIEVINLSGHPEEDDAELLTGYTDALTVYGHGEVLGILANREEEAHFLAKRQAKEEIKEEDANRASTTQATPTAGETETTDIYIAEGNKAVLTLNGPPELRLSNETLLLEEHNKHITFDDQRAKGYGRLSITFMYNGEKCTLRFKFSLLRGTWHLRNVEVEYRDNKAVLPALGNEYTLPSAPLGFSFRCSSEKLVFRNPIRNDTLLNLYLTDYQVQPWLNGRNKFGDVYDCVGFISAPILAGLLVVAFLLGILGLGITAMLSMHTPNRFESSRNKQLTFTVQE, encoded by the exons atgcagTTAATCGCAGTGGGGTTATTTTTAAGTCTGGTGCTTAGCTGCTGTGCCTCCATAAGCGGACCATATCTGATTTGGGGTCATGACAAGGTGTTCAACTTGCAACCCCAAGCATTAGTCGATGCCACAAGCAAGGAGCAGCCGCTGACGCAACTTTTTCAAGATGCCAAGGCGATTATAATTTTCGTGCGTAATAGCACAAATCGACTGGAGGGCACCAAGTATCCCAAGTTCCAGAATTTGGTGAAGAGCAACGCCTGGGCGTATTTGCCGCAACGCAGTCTGGCCGCAGAGCCGTACAGCTACAACGCCAACATTGAG GTCATTAACCTATCAGGGCATCCCGAGGAGGACGATGCTGAGCTGCTAACGGGCTATACCGATGCTTTGACTGTCTACGGTCATGGAGAAGTGCTGGGAATCTTAGCCAACCGCGAGGAGGAGGCACACTTCTTGGCCAAGCGTCAGGCCAAGGAGGAAATCAAGGAGGAGGATGCGAATCGAGCCAGCACCACACAAGCAACACCCACAGCCGGAGAGACGGAGACGACTGACATCTACATTGCCGAGGGAAACAAGGCGGTGCTTACCCTAAATGGTCCACCAGAGCTGCGCTTGAGCAATGAAACCCTGCTGCTGGAGGAGCACAACAAGCATATCACCTTCGATGATCAGCGTGCCAAGGGTTATGGTCGTCTAAGCATTACCTTCATGTACAACGGCGAGAAGTGCACCCTGCGCTTTAAATTCTCCCTGCTGCGTGGCACCTGGCATCTGCGCAACGTGGAGGTGGAATACCGGGACAACAAGGCTGTTCTGCCGGCACTTGGTAATGAGTACACGCTGCCGTCGGCTCCGCTAGGCTTCTCATTCCGTTGCTCCTCGGAGAAGCTGGTCTTCAGGAACCCCATCAGGAATGATACTCTGCTGAATCTCTACTTGACCGATTACCAAGTGCAGCCCTGGCTCAATGGACGCAATAAGTTCGGCGATGTTTACGATTGTGTCGGCTTCATTTCGGCTCCCATTCTAGCCGGCTTGCTTGTGGTCGCCTTTCTCCTGGGCATCCTCGGCCTGGGCATCACCGCCATGCTGAGCATGCACACTCCGAACCGCTTCGAGAGCTCCCGAAACAAGCAGCTAACCTTCACTGTGCAGGAGTAG
- the LOC117790952 gene encoding low molecular weight phosphotyrosine protein phosphatase 1-like: MTKKILMICLGNICRSPIAEVVMVDVLAKVKVDGVVVDSAALGSWHVGNRADHRALSTLQHHGLKSTHIVRQIKKQDFNEFDYIFGMDEENMSELRRLAPKGSKAELLMLGDFGLSKDNRIIEDPYYQKGAEGFETAYQQCVAACTAFVNQRLLK; this comes from the exons atgaccAAGAAGATATTAATGATATGCTTGG GCAATATCTGCCGTTCGCCCATTGCCGAGGTTGTTATGGTTGATGTCTTGGCCAAGGTAAAGGTcgatggtgttgttgttgatagcGCAGCCCTGGGCTCATGGCATGTGGGGAATCGAGCTGATCACCGAGCTCTGAGCACCCTCCAGCACCACGGACTAAAGAGCACGCATATTGTACGGCAGATAAAAAAGCAGGACTTTAATGAGTTCGACTACATTTTCGGTATGGACGAGGAAAATATGAGTGAACTGCGGCGACTGGCGCCAAAAGGCTCCAAGGCGGAGCTGTTAATGCTGGGCGACTTCGGTCTGAGCAAGGATAATCGTATTATCGAGGATCCTTACTAT CAAAAGGGCGCCGAGGGATTTGAGACAGCTTATCAGCAGTGCGTTGCGGCTTGCACGGCATTTGTTAATCAGCGACTGCTAAAATAA
- the LOC117792761 gene encoding myosin regulatory light chain 2 has protein sequence MADEKKKVKKKKTKEEGGTSETASEAVSEAATPAPVATPAPASATGSKRASGGSRGSKKSKRAGSSVFSVFSQKQIAEFKEAFQLMDADKDGIIGKNDLRAAFDSVGKIANDKELDTMLSEASGPINFTQLLTLFANRMATSGANDEDDVVIAAFKTFDNDGLIDGDKFREMLMGFGDKFTMKEVDDAFDQMVIDDKNQIDTASLIEMLTGKGDEEEEEAA, from the exons ATG GCGGATGAGAAGAAGAAGgttaagaagaagaagaccaAGGAAGAGGGTGGTACTTCCGAAACCGCTTCTGAGGCTGTGTCTGAGGCAGCAACCCCCGCACCAGTTGCCACTCCTGCCCCAGCTTCTGCTACTGGTTCGAAGAGAGCGTCGGGCGGCTCGCGTGGCTCAAAGAAGTCGAAGCGTGCTGGCTCCTCCGTGTTCTCTGTCTTCTCCCAGAAGCAGATTGCCGAATTCAAGGAA GCCTTCCAACTCATGGATGCCGACAAGGACGGTATTATTGGCAAGAACGATTTGCGCGCTGCCTTCGATTCCGTCGGCAAGATCGCCAATGACAAGGAGTTGGACACGATGCTGAGCGAGGCCTCTGGTCCAATTAACTTCACTCAATTGCTGACCTTGTTTGCCAACCGTATGGCGACCTCTGGTGCCAACGATGAAGAcgatgttgttattgctgcctTCAAAACATTCGATAACGATGGTCTCATCGATGGTGATAAATTCCGCGAAATGCTCATGGGCTTCGGTGACAAATTCACCATGAAGGAAGTCGATGATGCCTTCGATCAGATGGTCATTGATGACAAGAACCAAATCGATACCGCATCCCTGATTGAAATGCTCACCGGCAAGGGTGATGAGGAAGAAGAGGAAGCCGCCTAA
- the LOC117791160 gene encoding low molecular weight phosphotyrosine protein phosphatase 2-like isoform X1, protein MGKSSKPKSVLMVCVDNISRSPIAEAVLHDAICKLGLQNEWRVDSAAIEGWNLGAKPDPRALSVLRHHNIEYYSCARRLVLDDFDKFDYILGMDQSNMASLKLLMPHYSNATLLLLSDFLFGFEPNHRAIEDPYYDIGEAPFEKIFEQCSYACSSFLKQARRNQIVI, encoded by the exons ATGGGAAAGTCTAGTAAGCCAAAGAGTGTACTAATGGTGTGCGTGG ATAATATTAGTCGATCTCCCATAGCGGAGGCTGTTCTGCATGACGCCATCTGCAAGTTGGGACTCCAGAACGAGTGGCGAGTGGACAGCGCCGCCATCGAGGGTTGGAACTTGGGTGCCAAGCCAGATCCCAGGGCCTTGAGTGTGCTCAGACATCACAACATTGAGTATTATAGCTGCGCCCGGCGTTTGGTCTTGGATGACTTTGATAAATTCGATTATATCTTGGGTATGGATCAGAGTAATATGGCCTCGCTAAAACTCTTGATGCCGCACTATTCGAATGCCACGTTACTTTTGCTAAGTGactttttgtttggtttcgAGCCAAACCATCGAGCAATTGAGGATCCCTACTAC GATATTGGAGAGGCCCCTTTCGAGAAGATATTCGAGCAATGCTCGTATGCGTGCTCCAGCTTTTTAAAACAAGCGCGTCGtaatcaaattgtaatttaa
- the LOC117789637 gene encoding ubiquitin-conjugating enzyme E2 G1: protein MSELQASLLLKRQLAELHRNPVEGFSAGLINDDDIFKWEVVIIGPQDTLYESGCFKAHLIFPKEYPLRPPRMKFVTEIWHPNIEKNGDVCISILHEPGDDKWGYEKAEERWLPVHTVETILLSVISMLTDPNDESAANVDAAKEWREDYAEFKRKVARCVRRSQEEV, encoded by the coding sequence ATGTCGGAACTTCAAGCATCGCTGCTGCTGAAGCGCCAACTTGCGGAATTGCATCGCAATCCCGTCGAGGGCTTCTCAGCCGGCTTAATCAATGACGACGATATATTCAAATGGGAAGTGGTCATCATTGGGCCACAGGACACACTCTATGAGAGTGGCTGCTTTAAGGCACACTTGATATTTCCCAAGGAGTATCCGTTGCGACCGCCGCGCATGAAGTTCGTCACCGAAATCTGGCATCCGAATATTGAAAAGAATGGCGATGTCTGCATCTCAATTTTGCACGAGCCGGGCGATGATAAATGGGGTTATGAGAAGGCCGAGGAGCGCTGGTTGCCCGTGCACACGGTGGAAACGATTCTGCTGTCGGTCATCTCCATGCTGACCGATCCCAATGATGAGTCGGCCGCCAATGTGGATGCAGCCAAGGAATGGCGCGAAGATTATGCTGAATTCAAGCGGAAAGTAGCTCGTTGTGTGCGTCGCAGCCAGGAGGAGGTCTAG
- the LOC117790950 gene encoding uncharacterized protein LOC117790950 isoform X2 has product MQLIAVGLFLSLVLSCCASISGPYLIWGHDKVFNLQPQALVDATSKEQPLTQLFQDAKAIIIFVRNSTNRLEGTKYPKFQNLVKSNAWAYLPQRSLAAEPYSYNANIEVINLSGHPEEDDAELLTGYTDALTVYGHGEVLGILANREEEAHFLAKRQAKEEIKEEDANRASTTQATPTAGETETTDIYIAEGNKAVLTLNGPPELRLSNETLLLEEHNKHITFDDQRAKGYGRLSITFMYNGEKCTLRFKFSLLRGTWHLRNVEVEYRDNKAVLPALGNEYTLPSAPLGFSFRCSSEKLVFRNPIRNDTLLNLYLTDYQVQPWLNGRNKFGDVYDCVGFISAPILAGLLVVAFLLGILGLGITAMLSMHTPNRFESSRNKQLTFTYYNCCKMFALITYSPINPLALLTLAIELFLIHLLFVLIVLYIYVLWYY; this is encoded by the exons atgcagTTAATCGCAGTGGGGTTATTTTTAAGTCTGGTGCTTAGCTGCTGTGCCTCCATAAGCGGACCATATCTGATTTGGGGTCATGACAAGGTGTTCAACTTGCAACCCCAAGCATTAGTCGATGCCACAAGCAAGGAGCAGCCGCTGACGCAACTTTTTCAAGATGCCAAGGCGATTATAATTTTCGTGCGTAATAGCACAAATCGACTGGAGGGCACCAAGTATCCCAAGTTCCAGAATTTGGTGAAGAGCAACGCCTGGGCGTATTTGCCGCAACGCAGTCTGGCCGCAGAGCCGTACAGCTACAACGCCAACATTGAG GTCATTAACCTATCAGGGCATCCCGAGGAGGACGATGCTGAGCTGCTAACGGGCTATACCGATGCTTTGACTGTCTACGGTCATGGAGAAGTGCTGGGAATCTTAGCCAACCGCGAGGAGGAGGCACACTTCTTGGCCAAGCGTCAGGCCAAGGAGGAAATCAAGGAGGAGGATGCGAATCGAGCCAGCACCACACAAGCAACACCCACAGCCGGAGAGACGGAGACGACTGACATCTACATTGCCGAGGGAAACAAGGCGGTGCTTACCCTAAATGGTCCACCAGAGCTGCGCTTGAGCAATGAAACCCTGCTGCTGGAGGAGCACAACAAGCATATCACCTTCGATGATCAGCGTGCCAAGGGTTATGGTCGTCTAAGCATTACCTTCATGTACAACGGCGAGAAGTGCACCCTGCGCTTTAAATTCTCCCTGCTGCGTGGCACCTGGCATCTGCGCAACGTGGAGGTGGAATACCGGGACAACAAGGCTGTTCTGCCGGCACTTGGTAATGAGTACACGCTGCCGTCGGCTCCGCTAGGCTTCTCATTCCGTTGCTCCTCGGAGAAGCTGGTCTTCAGGAACCCCATCAGGAATGATACTCTGCTGAATCTCTACTTGACCGATTACCAAGTGCAGCCCTGGCTCAATGGACGCAATAAGTTCGGCGATGTTTACGATTGTGTCGGCTTCATTTCGGCTCCCATTCTAGCCGGCTTGCTTGTGGTCGCCTTTCTCCTGGGCATCCTCGGCCTGGGCATCACCGCCATGCTGAGCATGCACACTCCGAACCGCTTCGAGAGCTCCCGAAACAAGCAGCTAACCTTCACT TATTACAACTGTTGCAAAATGTTCGCTTTGATTACATACTCACCGATTAATCCTTTGGCACTCCTCACGTTGGCCATCGAATTGTTTCTCATACATTTACTCTTTGTGCTGATTGttctctatatatatgtgcTATGGTATTACTAA
- the LOC117791160 gene encoding low molecular weight phosphotyrosine protein phosphatase 2-like isoform X2, translating to MGKSSKPKSVLMVCVDNISRSPIAEAVLHDAICKLGLQNEWRVDSAAIEGWNLGAKPDPRALSVLRHHNIEYYSCARRLVLDDFDKFDYILGMDQSNMASLKLLMPHYSNATLLLLSDFLFGFEPNHRAIEDPYYAPFEKIFEQCSYACSSFLKQARRNQIVI from the exons ATGGGAAAGTCTAGTAAGCCAAAGAGTGTACTAATGGTGTGCGTGG ATAATATTAGTCGATCTCCCATAGCGGAGGCTGTTCTGCATGACGCCATCTGCAAGTTGGGACTCCAGAACGAGTGGCGAGTGGACAGCGCCGCCATCGAGGGTTGGAACTTGGGTGCCAAGCCAGATCCCAGGGCCTTGAGTGTGCTCAGACATCACAACATTGAGTATTATAGCTGCGCCCGGCGTTTGGTCTTGGATGACTTTGATAAATTCGATTATATCTTGGGTATGGATCAGAGTAATATGGCCTCGCTAAAACTCTTGATGCCGCACTATTCGAATGCCACGTTACTTTTGCTAAGTGactttttgtttggtttcgAGCCAAACCATCGAGCAATTGAGGATCCCTACTAC GCCCCTTTCGAGAAGATATTCGAGCAATGCTCGTATGCGTGCTCCAGCTTTTTAAAACAAGCGCGTCGtaatcaaattgtaatttaa